The window ACCATTTTGATACATTTACAAATACAAAGAACTAGATTTAAATAATGCTAAGATTGTGACACAGAGAAATTCAAGAAATATAAATTTGTACCCATATCCTGTTATCCTCAAGTCAtccttccagggaaaaaatcacaCCAAAGGCACCACAGCACAGGTTCAAGATAGAGGGTTAAGAATAACTGTACATTTCTTGGATTTTGCATGTCTCAAACTTAATTTACCAAAACACGCTTTTTGCATTTAATTACTTAAAACAAACACTCGAGGAAAAAACTGTATCAGAAACACCATGTTTTTAGGTGGGTAAACACACAGACTACCCTGCCTTAGACACAGACTACCCCTTCCCTTACTGGAAACAAAATTTCTGCTGTTGCTTCAAGGAGAGAAACATCTCCCCACCCCCTGCCTCTTTATTTTGGCAGTTTTAGGACAAAGAGGCAAATGATGTACTTAATTTAACTGAAACTGCTCCAATGGAGCAGGTGGCAGTAATACTGTAAATCCATGTTTGAGAGATTAATTCTTACTGCAGAGTGTCACAATATTAAGAACTAGTGTATTTAATAAAGCCACTGCACAAATATGCCCCAGCTTCAAAGAGGCCAAAAAGTTTTACAAGATAgcaaacctgcctttttctttccagtaatTTAGAAATgagcttttattttctaatttctgGGAGTTAAACAGCACGTTCACAAATGTATTTTCAGTATCAGCTAAACAAACATAAGACccaataataacaataatataaAACCTGTATTCTAAAGACGTATGTGATTAGTTTAATAACTAATTCTGTTCATCAGGTAGAATGTTAAACAGTAGTGTTTGCCAGCCCATGCTTTTGAGGTCTTTTAAGccattggttttttttgtggtatgggattgggttttgtttccttttttgttttttttttttttttttttccttttttttcaatttttttttttccctgtttgtttgggattttggggaactTGGTTTGTGTAGGggggcttttgtttttctgtttttggggatttttttttttccttgaccaTTATGTTTCACATGTTATATATTATACTGACCTAAATTATGAAGTTAGCaccattttaaaaacacatattTGGTGAAACAAAAAAGATTTAGAGTATTTTTAAAGTTGTTGGTAGCTCCTttatagagaaaaaaaccactgaaaaaacAGAGAAGCCATAGCAACTCTGTAATACTCACACATGAAATAACATATTGCTCAAAATTCCCAtaaagtatttgtttttctaTACAAAAAAAGTACAAATTCCAAGTGCTGGCATATCACTCGGAGATTTAAGTAGGAAGCCAACGTGCACCTGAAAACAGCTCTCTGTGAAGAGACCTATTAAAATACTGCTTGGAAATACTGTGGTTTAAACTACATCTCTCTCATGTTTTAACCAACCATGAAGAGTGATGAAGTTAAGTTTAATTACCTGGTATGGTTCTACAGTACAAAATGAAGGTAGATTCTGAGGCCAgtaaaaacacattttagaCCACAATGCTACTTTTAAGtttgctaatattttttttaatatatagatatatatatatatgtgtatatctatatatatatagatatatctatctctatatatataaaaaggTCAGCACCACAGGTTGTCCAGCTTGCATTCTAGACAACTAACAAAACCTTTCAACAATTTAACCATAGTTTAATAGATTTATGGCATTTGGTTTACATATGTTATAAAGCAAAGCTATTAAAACAAGGTAATTCACTTTGCTCACTTTTGCACACAAAGTAATagtttaataaaatgaaaaccaaacaacatttgtttaaaaccaaaaccatccTCCCAAAGTCCGAAGTGCTAAACCCTAAGCAGAGAGGAGTCCTAACGGTTGACAGAGTGGCGTATGGTATTAGCCTTGACACAGAACAGGCAAAGTGAAagcattttatatatataaagcaaatttatatatataaacagTCTCACTACCAAAACCAGTTAGTAAGAGTGAACAGATTTCATTGTGACAGGAGAGGAATCAAAGCTGAAATATTCTCTCTCCCAACTGCTGTGTAACTCATTACCAGCAACAGGatttaagaaataaaggaaattacAGCTTCTTTGAGCATTCAGCAGAGCTGCCAATCTTATTCTAATATCTTTCTCCACTGGCAGTTGCGTCTCACCAGATCAATCAGCAGGGACACTTCACCAGACTCTTCCTAGCCTTTCCCCAGTACAGTCTTTATATTCTGAGTGTcttcaaatataaaaaaaacaaaccccaagcAATTCAGCCTCCTTCAAAAACAAAGAATACTTCTGAAGTCTTCTCCAGAAACTATTTCTAACTGATTTCCAGAAGgtcaggaaaattaaaaggTTGTTACACTTGTACTGAAGATTactaaaagaataaaatactttaaaaatacattagtAATGTGCTTGTTTGTGTTTCACTTAGATGTAAGATTTTAATCAGATGTGTTAGACATTGCATGAATTTCCATACTAGAATCCATGGCTTCAGAAGCTGAAGCATCATTATCTACTTTCTGTTCCACAAATGCTTCTGTTCTGTCTGGAGACTCAACCCTGTTTCTCACTTCTGTAACCCCCGGGTGATTTTTTCGCAAGTGCTGGTTTAGTGTACcctggaaaggaaaacattttccaCAGATCTCACAGCGAAAGGGTTTGTCATCTGTGTGACCACGAATATGATACTCAAGTTGGTCCTTACGGGTATATTTCTTTCCACAAAACTTGCACACAAAAGGAGTTATTCCCATGTGCAATCGCATGTGTCGATCAAGGCTCCCTTTCTGGTTGAAAGACTTGCCACAGTAAATACAAATCAGCCTTTCATTGTAGGGATACCAATGACCTCTTGCATTTCTTTCCCGTGGACTATTTTCATATCCTGGATTACTCACCATGGATTCACTGTCAGCCCCTTGCACCAAGCCCTGGACATCACTGTGCAAGTGACCCGTAGGTACTCGCTTTTGGCGTGCACGACCCCCTCTGAAACAGCTCAGCATTGACCTTGAAGGACTTGTATTGCTCATGCTTCCAAAGGTTTCTGACACACCTGTAGCCTGTGATGAGGCATGAGTAAATGAATAAACATGTTGTAAGACAGACCCATAGGAACCAACGTTTACTGCCACCACCTGCTCTCCATCCACCATTTCAGTGTGATATCCGTCATCACCAAGGGAAGAGCTATCAGAGCAGCTTGGCCTGTCAGACTTTTCCATTTTAACTTTCACCTCTGCAATCTGACTTTCCCTTACTATCAGGTCTCCTGGCTCATGATCACCTTCAATCTGAATCTCATATTCAGAGATACTCCCACTGCTCCCTCGGTCTGAATGCCCTTCTTCTTGCAGACGACTACGAAGAGTTTTGCCTGGAGTAGTTTCCATCCGAAGATCGCTGCCTGCTGTTGACTGTCGCACCTGAGAGCAATAGGGAGGAGATATCTCAATAGGGTTGGCAAAGTAGCTGCTGTCTTTAACGCCATTGCGATTCTCTGAATTTTCTTCGGCACCAACAGTAACAGAATCAACATCACCAACACTGATCTTTGAATGAATACTCTCCAGTATCTGCGTGCACTTGTCAATGACACACTGCATCTGTAGGAAGCTAGCTGCAGTCAGAAAACTGACAACGTCCTTCAGTTGCAAGGACATCCTT of the Anomalospiza imberbis isolate Cuckoo-Finch-1a 21T00152 chromosome 21, ASM3175350v1, whole genome shotgun sequence genome contains:
- the ZBTB34 gene encoding zinc finger and BTB domain-containing protein 34 isoform X2, which encodes MDSSSFIQFDVPEYSNTVLSQLNELRLQGKLCDIIVHIQGQPFRAHKAVLAASSPYFRDHSALSTMSGLSISVIKNPNVFEQLLSFCYTGRMSLQLKDVVSFLTAASFLQMQCVIDKCTQILESIHSKISVGDVDSVTVGAEENSENRNGVKDSSYFANPIEISPPYCSQVRQSTAGSDLRMETTPGKTLRSRLQEEGHSDRGSSGSISEYEIQIEGDHEPGDLIVRESQIAEVKVKMEKSDRPSCSDSSSLGDDGYHTEMVDGEQVVAVNVGSYGSVLQHVYSFTHASSQATGVSETFGSMSNTSPSRSMLSCFRGGRARQKRVPTGHLHSDVQGLVQGADSESMVSNPGYENSPRERNARGHWYPYNERLICIYCGKSFNQKGSLDRHMRLHMGITPFVCKFCGKKYTRKDQLEYHIRGHTDDKPFRCEICGKCFPFQGTLNQHLRKNHPGVTEVRNRVESPDRTEAFVEQKVDNDASASEAMDSSMEIHAMSNTSD
- the ZBTB34 gene encoding zinc finger and BTB domain-containing protein 34 isoform X1, producing MDDVEICLFNWKSRLLFTSVEMDSSSFIQFDVPEYSNTVLSQLNELRLQGKLCDIIVHIQGQPFRAHKAVLAASSPYFRDHSALSTMSGLSISVIKNPNVFEQLLSFCYTGRMSLQLKDVVSFLTAASFLQMQCVIDKCTQILESIHSKISVGDVDSVTVGAEENSENRNGVKDSSYFANPIEISPPYCSQVRQSTAGSDLRMETTPGKTLRSRLQEEGHSDRGSSGSISEYEIQIEGDHEPGDLIVRESQIAEVKVKMEKSDRPSCSDSSSLGDDGYHTEMVDGEQVVAVNVGSYGSVLQHVYSFTHASSQATGVSETFGSMSNTSPSRSMLSCFRGGRARQKRVPTGHLHSDVQGLVQGADSESMVSNPGYENSPRERNARGHWYPYNERLICIYCGKSFNQKGSLDRHMRLHMGITPFVCKFCGKKYTRKDQLEYHIRGHTDDKPFRCEICGKCFPFQGTLNQHLRKNHPGVTEVRNRVESPDRTEAFVEQKVDNDASASEAMDSSMEIHAMSNTSD